Proteins found in one Paenibacillus borealis genomic segment:
- a CDS encoding ATP-binding cassette domain-containing protein: MGYELNDVSVKLNGEEILQSISCTLQEGKWISVIGHTGAGKSTFAKGIKGLVPFYRGEYTHDRQPLPRDSKGNMKAVPQIGYVFQYPEQQLFATTVYRELAFALTVKGESPGKVEAAVKTVMEQLGLPADLLQEKPFQLSGGLKRLVAVASVLITEPELLILDEPTAGLDPVHRTALLRQLKAWQREKNRTVLLISHQLEEVADYSDEVMIFQKGRLLAHLEANELFLKHAALMEQAGLPLPEPVQLLRFIEGISGRTLKPASCREEDIMQLVRNVWQSRGLHHEG; the protein is encoded by the coding sequence ATGGGCTACGAGTTAAATGACGTAAGTGTAAAGTTGAATGGTGAAGAGATCCTTCAATCCATAAGCTGCACGCTTCAGGAAGGAAAATGGATTTCGGTAATTGGCCATACCGGAGCAGGAAAATCCACCTTTGCCAAAGGAATAAAGGGGCTGGTTCCTTTCTACAGAGGCGAATATACGCATGACCGCCAACCTCTGCCCAGGGACAGTAAAGGGAATATGAAGGCCGTCCCGCAGATCGGTTATGTATTTCAATATCCGGAGCAGCAGCTTTTCGCAACGACGGTTTACAGGGAGCTGGCCTTTGCTCTCACTGTGAAGGGGGAATCACCAGGGAAAGTGGAAGCAGCCGTCAAGACGGTTATGGAGCAGCTGGGACTCCCCGCAGATCTTCTCCAGGAGAAGCCGTTCCAGCTTAGCGGGGGGCTTAAGCGGCTTGTCGCTGTCGCTTCCGTGCTGATTACGGAGCCGGAGCTGCTTATTCTCGATGAACCGACCGCCGGACTTGATCCCGTGCACAGGACAGCGCTGCTGAGGCAGCTCAAGGCATGGCAGAGGGAGAAGAACCGGACAGTACTACTCATCTCTCATCAGCTTGAGGAGGTTGCCGACTATTCGGACGAGGTGATGATCTTCCAGAAGGGACGCTTATTGGCCCATTTGGAGGCGAATGAACTGTTTCTGAAGCATGCAGCATTGATGGAGCAAGCCGGATTGCCTTTGCCCGAGCCTGTACAGCTCTTAAGATTCATTGAGGGAATTTCCGGACGGACTCTTAAACCGGCGAGTTGCAGGGAAGAAGATATTATGCAGCTTGTGAGGAACGTCTGGCAGTCCAGAGGTCTTCATCATGAAGGATAA
- a CDS encoding SDR family NAD(P)-dependent oxidoreductase yields MKTALITGATRGIGRSIAVELGRCGYQVAVNGLNGGSVKQVVEDIRGIGGFAEGFCANVANPAAVTVMMDEVAWKMGSLDILIHNAGILHDRRCEFMTDREWQAVLGVHLNGAFYCIRRALAHLSRDGGDILLMTSTAGLTGSPGQVNYSAAKAGLLGMVWTLADELKAKRIRVNGIAPAALTDMTRPVVQHLTEKYAERNEPLPEVWSLGEAEDVARFVRALLDHKDPGLTGQVFGINGQQITPWEKPRPLAIVTSAPEDFFELRKQRRERGADACF; encoded by the coding sequence ATGAAGACGGCATTAATAACCGGGGCAACCCGGGGGATTGGGCGCAGTATAGCTGTAGAACTGGGACGCTGCGGATATCAGGTCGCCGTTAATGGTTTAAATGGCGGGAGTGTTAAGCAAGTAGTCGAGGACATCCGGGGGATAGGCGGCTTCGCGGAGGGATTCTGTGCCAATGTTGCCAATCCCGCTGCCGTTACGGTGATGATGGACGAAGTGGCCTGGAAGATGGGTTCCCTGGATATTTTAATTCATAACGCCGGCATTCTTCATGACCGCAGATGTGAGTTCATGACGGACCGGGAATGGCAGGCAGTCCTCGGCGTTCATTTGAATGGGGCATTCTACTGCATCCGGCGGGCATTAGCCCATCTGAGCCGGGACGGAGGTGACATTCTGCTGATGACCTCAACTGCGGGACTCACCGGTTCGCCGGGACAGGTCAATTACAGCGCGGCTAAGGCCGGACTTCTCGGAATGGTATGGACGCTTGCCGATGAACTGAAGGCCAAGCGGATCAGGGTTAACGGCATTGCTCCTGCTGCCTTAACCGATATGACCCGGCCGGTTGTTCAACATCTGACAGAAAAATACGCAGAGCGTAATGAGCCGCTTCCTGAGGTATGGAGCTTGGGTGAAGCGGAAGATGTGGCCCGGTTCGTGCGTGCGCTTCTGGATCACAAGGACCCGGGCCTGACGGGGCAAGTGTTCGGCATCAACGGACAGCAGATTACACCTTGGGAGAAGCCACGGCCGCTTGCTATAGTTACTTCTGCGCCGGAAGATTTTTTTGAATTAAGGAAACAGCGGAGGGAGCGCGGGGCAGATGCTTGCTTTTGA
- a CDS encoding energy-coupling factor transporter ATPase — protein sequence MLAFDQVDYYYRSRNPVLRQLSFEIRQGEFISIIGGNGSGKSTLAKLMNGLLQPRDGQVMLDHLNTRNPDDLGKIREQAGLVFQNPDDQFITTSVLDEVIFGLENLRVLRADMAGRVNMALQAVHMEDYAEAMPHQLSGGQKQRVAVAAVVAMEPSIMIFDEATSMLDPQGRRDILELMNSLHRQGKTIIQITHHMDEILSSDRVLLLSRGAIAFDGSPSALFSSVSVTEHQLSPPFAVRLHQALGLKTPLRADWKETVSALWATS from the coding sequence ATGCTTGCTTTTGATCAGGTCGATTATTATTACCGGAGCAGAAATCCGGTTCTTCGTCAATTAAGCTTCGAAATCCGCCAAGGCGAATTTATATCCATCATTGGCGGGAACGGAAGCGGAAAGTCAACGCTCGCCAAGTTAATGAACGGGCTCCTGCAGCCAAGAGACGGACAAGTAATGCTGGACCATTTAAATACACGGAATCCTGATGACCTTGGGAAGATTCGGGAGCAGGCCGGACTGGTATTTCAAAATCCCGACGATCAGTTCATCACAACCTCCGTTCTGGATGAAGTGATATTCGGACTGGAGAATCTGCGCGTATTGAGAGCTGATATGGCCGGGCGGGTGAATATGGCTCTGCAAGCGGTTCACATGGAAGATTATGCGGAAGCCATGCCGCATCAACTGTCAGGCGGCCAGAAACAGCGGGTTGCGGTTGCTGCCGTTGTGGCAATGGAACCTTCGATAATGATCTTTGATGAAGCGACCTCCATGCTCGATCCGCAGGGAAGAAGAGACATCCTCGAGCTAATGAACTCCCTTCACCGGCAGGGTAAGACCATCATTCAGATCACGCATCATATGGATGAGATTCTTTCCTCTGACCGTGTTCTGCTTCTGAGCAGAGGAGCAATTGCTTTCGACGGATCACCCTCCGCCTTGTTTAGCAGCGTATCCGTTACAGAGCATCAGCTCTCTCCCCCTTTTGCGGTAAGACTGCATCAAGCGCTCGGATTGAAAACCCCCCTGCGTGCGGATTGGAAGGAGACGGTGTCTGCCTTATGGGCTACGAGTTAA
- a CDS encoding MaoC family dehydratase, which translates to MISAADIRHYASVSKDEAAIHLDTAAAKEAGYDAPIAHGMYIMGLAQSLYMKEHLSYWIQSNTMRFVKPCVQGSAVCFRYNARSNDHIQVTVATDHGEIIAKGAFIVVKGIMDI; encoded by the coding sequence GTGATCTCTGCGGCGGACATCCGGCATTATGCCTCTGTCAGCAAGGATGAGGCCGCCATTCATCTGGATACAGCGGCTGCAAAAGAAGCAGGTTATGATGCCCCCATTGCCCATGGAATGTACATCATGGGCCTGGCGCAGTCTCTATATATGAAAGAACATCTCTCTTATTGGATTCAGTCCAACACTATGAGGTTTGTGAAGCCGTGTGTTCAAGGCTCGGCCGTATGCTTCCGGTATAACGCTAGGAGTAATGATCACATCCAGGTAACGGTAGCGACAGATCACGGGGAAATCATCGCTAAAGGCGCTTTTATCGTTGTAAAGGGGATCATGGATATATGA